In Leptospira licerasiae serovar Varillal str. VAR 010, the sequence CCGGAATGTCCAAAAATCGAGCTTCATTTCTTATTTCATCTAACGCTTTAAAATAAGTTCCGTTATCGATTCCAGTAAGATCCAAACTTAATCTACCTGCATCGTAGAAATGGGAATTGAATACGAACCCATTGCCAGGTTTGGAAGTTAAATAACCTCCTCCGGTAGCGATCCCTCCAAAGTTGGTATTCCAGAAAACCATAGGCTCGGCATAAACCCATTTGTCGTTCCATCCGCTTTGGTCTAAAGTTTGTCTTACTTTCTGATAAAAAGGCCAAAGTTTTTGGTTGTCCCATTGGGCAGGAGTAAGACCTTCCATTCCCCCGTCGGCTGGTTCGTTGAAAGGATCCAATCCTAAAACATAATCGAATTCCTGACTAGATAAGTTATTTTTAATATAGGTTAGAGTTTTACCCATTTGCCATAGATATTCTGTCTGCAAATTCCTAGTCCCAGCAGGAACCGTGAAGGGTGCATTATTCCAAAAGTTGCGAAATCCTCTGCGAACCGCCTCATTGGAAAAAAGATTTTGACCCCAAGTGAAACAAATTCCACAGGATTCTTGAGGATAGGAACCGCTGGGCAGGACCCAAGAAGGCGCTCCGTTTCCAGTATACCATGAACCTTTGTTGAACAAATGGCGGGAGAATAGATCCTGATGGTAGTCCAACAAGATATACATTCTACGTGCAATCGCGGCTTTGATCTGAAGAATAACGGTATCTAAATAGGCGTAATCAATCGTATCTACATTTGGATGGACTCCTTCCCAAGCGATCAGATATCGAACCATATTTGAGCCGGCAGTTTTTCCTAAGAGGGAGAAGGCGTTTTCTGCATCCGCAGTATTTCTAAACGGTTTAAAACCGTCGGAAAGCATTTTAGTATTACCGGAAATATTAAATCCCCTGAAGTAAGCCTCACGCCCAAAACCGTCCACAAAGATCCGGTCCGTTTTGCCCGCGTAAGATTTTGATCCTAGCAAGATTTTCCTGTCCGGTTCCGACCCAATATAATCCAAAGTGTGAGACACTGAATTCGGTTCCGATACGGCGATGTTTGTAGAGTATTCGTTTGCCTGTTCCTTAGAGACGGAAAGGTTTAAAAGAGAAAGAAGAGAATTGTTTTTGTTTGAACGATCCTGATTTTCGCAGGAAACAAGACAAAGGAACAATATCACAGAGAAAGTTTTCATATAGGGTGAGCGAGTCATGCGTAGTGATCAAAGATTAGATTTTTTTATTGGAAAGTAGATTTTAAAAGAGTATAAGTTATTTTTAATGAAGGAATATTATTTATTTTCGTTTTTATTTCAGAAGATAAGCGAATTATAAGAAGAAGGTTTTGAAGAGGAGGGGAGGGGAAGTAGTGATTTTGAAATTAGGACTGGGGCCGGGGAGATACTATTCACTCACAATTCCGATCAAAGAAGGGGAGGTTCTCCCCCTCGCTCCAGCCGCGTTACACGCGTCTTCCGCTACCCAATCGAGCAACCCATAGGGAGCGAGATTCCCGAAGGGTGACTGAACGAAGTGAAGTCAATTTTTTAATCAAACAAGCTGCACTTGAATCAGCTCCATATCTCCGGGAATCCTCAGCTCCGAACCCCGGACCGGTTTTGTGTTATACTCAGTTTTTTATTCTCACGCAGAGGCACTAAGACACGGAGGGTAGAGTGAACGGATTTGATTAATGGGTTCGATTCAGAATTCGTTAATTCTATGATATATTACGAATCAGTTTGAACCGCCTCTGCCTGGCATGGGCGAAGGTTCGCAAAGCTGCCGGCAAATAATATACCTCCTCACTTGTTGGAATTCCTACATGGGGAAGGTGAGGGAAATTGATTGTAAAATTTGAAATCTGTGATACAGGATTTTTTGAGTAATTCATAAAACCGCCACCAACTCCCACCCCTTCGCAGCGCCCCTTAGGAAGCGAGAAGGCGACTGCAAAAGCAAGTCGATGACCGTAGGTCAAACGAGTCGGCCATTTTCATTTCGCACTCCGTTAGATCGAACGAATTATATGAAGACCGTCCCCCACCGAAAAGGGCGGGAATTTACTCATCACCTTCAAGCGGAACCGAATTTCCGTTCCACCAAATCCCTTACGAGTTCACTCAAGGTCCTTCTCAAGCTTAAGTGTTATTCACTTGGAAACCTTTCCGAGGCGAGTTTTCTTCGCCTTCAAGGGAGGCTTTGAAGAAATTGTTTGGTACAATCTTAGGTCGGCAAGGAGAGCCTTTCTGTTTATTTTTTAAATGTGCAAAAGAATTGGGACGTTATCCACGCTTCTTACATTACTCAGGTTGCGATAACCCGCTTCGCAACAATTCTTCAAATTCGAACGACCAATCGATTCCTGTCTCTCTCATTTGAATATTCTACCCGTTGGAGCAAAAATTGAAAAGGGGCGGGTTGTTGGGTGTGTATGATATTTTTGCCAAAATTGCTTATTCTTGCAATTTATTGGCGAAGTTCCTTTTTTTGATCTAATAAATATTTTTTTAAAATTTCATAAAGGTCTTTCTGGAAAAGGTTGGGAGGGATGAGAATTTCTTTTTTTTCTTTTATTTTAAGTAAAATAGATAACGGGCCTCTTTTTGAATATGAGCCTTTTTTTAATATCGTATAAATATCATTTTTAAGAATGAATCGGTTGGGAAAAATTCCTTTTTTATAAATTATGAATTTGGAGCAGACAGTAATCTTAATATGTAATTCGCGATGTATCCATATTGTGGACAATATGCAAGAAGTTGCGAATAGAATATTTATTATAGTAACAAAGTTCTCACCACTTGAGAAAATGTGAATTTCTAATATTGTAAGCATTATAATTGGCAAGGGAATGACGAGAATTTGAACCCAGAAAGAGCTCTTAAATATTATTCTATTTGTTTTGCTTGCCATTTTTAGTTAAAGTATCATTTTGATATTTTTTTGGGAATAGGGGATACATTATACATTCGCAAAATTTCTACTTTAGGGGTCCCGCCTCTTTTAGAAGATTGAGTATTTGATGTTTTTGATTTAAGAGGAGGTAGAACAATTTTGCGTTTTCCACTTTTTAGTGATTCATCGAATTCAGCCGATAAGCCCCCTTGCACTGTGGAACCAGGCACTTCTTGAGTTAACTTTGCTCCTAGCATTTTTCCAAATGTTTTTAATTTCGTATTTAAGATATCCGCTGTTCCATTTTTATATTTTGTCATCATTTGATTCATTACTTGGCTCCAACTTCCG encodes:
- a CDS encoding cellulase family glycosylhydrolase — its product is MKTFSVILFLCLVSCENQDRSNKNNSLLSLLNLSVSKEQANEYSTNIAVSEPNSVSHTLDYIGSEPDRKILLGSKSYAGKTDRIFVDGFGREAYFRGFNISGNTKMLSDGFKPFRNTADAENAFSLLGKTAGSNMVRYLIAWEGVHPNVDTIDYAYLDTVILQIKAAIARRMYILLDYHQDLFSRHLFNKGSWYTGNGAPSWVLPSGSYPQESCGICFTWGQNLFSNEAVRRGFRNFWNNAPFTVPAGTRNLQTEYLWQMGKTLTYIKNNLSSQEFDYVLGLDPFNEPADGGMEGLTPAQWDNQKLWPFYQKVRQTLDQSGWNDKWVYAEPMVFWNTNFGGIATGGGYLTSKPGNGFVFNSHFYDAGRLSLDLTGIDNGTYFKALDEIRNEARFLDIPVFLSEFGMKLKGAGAQDTARLISGVYQAMEISDVQQAKKTRFADFYNPVVSGTEWHWDYYYDNHKEYMNGNTSKLLTAKDAWNDEDFSVIGNYGTKFNMDYHVLQRGYPRKVQGSLMSFYYNTIGYDTWNNVFQWGSIRTTDTGTNYFGDRRFIVVIWTGKRSDAPTEVYIPSHFSGQDIVLITDKTIYNKGIPAAPQNRSNESILISDPNRVSGSGNILTVWDDLDTDEDPESSVHFIVAVDGAGVTYSDSLLSSIQNELKSRVCVQKKSPIYLIGKMTYSGYPSK